A segment of the Nostoc sp. TCL26-01 genome:
AATTTTGAGTATGGGTGTCAAAGCATTTTTGTCTAAACCCTGCACTGCCAAAGAGTTAGCTCAAACAATTAATGCGGTAAATGTTAGTGGCTAGTGGGCAGTTGTGTGTTGTCATTTGTTTGTATAAATAAAGATTGACCACTGACTACCAATAAAATAAACACACTTTCACTACTAACTACAGATCAATCACTATTAACAAAATAAACAAAGAATTCTTAGAAAATACATGATTTTACTTTGGTGTTTTTGTTAATATTAATGAAATTTTTATAAAAAAGTAGCACTATGGCTTTATATGCAGAATTGCATAGACACTTGGGTGGTTCCGTTGTTCCCCGTGTCTTGTGGCGCTATTTCGAGCGTCATTCATCAGAGTTAATTTCTCGGTTTGCGGAGTATGCAGAATTTGAAGATTTTTACACCCGTCCCCGCAATACCTTAGATGAGTACCTAGAACTACACACTTTAGTGGAAAGTGTGCAGACAGTAGATACCCTACCTTACTTTATTTATCGTTTGGTCAGGGGTGCGTATATTTTTGAAAACTTGGCTTATCTGGAACTGCGCTACACCCCTTACTTACGTACACCAGCACATCTGAGTCAGTCCGAGAGAATTGACAAGATGGCAGAAATCGTCGGGGTGGTAGGACAAGCCAGCAGCCTCAGAGAATATCCCATTGTGACTAGTCAAATCTTGTGTATGCACACACGCCTACCCTATGAGGTAAATAAGGCGATCGTTGATTTAGCCGCGCAAAACAAACATTTTGTCTGTGGAATAGATGTAGCTGGGGGTGATAGTCATTATGCCGATCGCCTGCCAGAATGGATTAGTTTATATGAATATGCGCGATCGCTGGGAATTAACACCACCGGACATTTTTACGAAACCACAGCTGGCTGTTACCCAGAAATGCTCCCATACCTGATGCGGATTGGTCATGGTATCCAAATTCCCCTACTATATCCAGAATTACTGGCAGATGTAGCTAAACGTGGTCAGTGTTTGGAAGTCTGTCCGACAACCTATATCAAAACTGGCACTTTACAAGATATCCGTCAACTCAAGTTAGTTTTTGACCGTTGTTTTGATGCTGGAGTAGATATCGCCATTTGTACCGATAACGCCGGGTTGCATAATGTCCGTCTACCTTTCGAGTATGAAAATCTCCTGACTTACGACATTATCAACTTTGAACAGTTGCAAGCCTGTCAGGATGCAGCCTTCCGCCATGCTTTTGCTTGGCCTTATGGTCAACGTCCTGCATCTTTGTTGAACGGATTGCTAAAGCCAGAAACTACCAGGGCTTTAGCAAGTAACTAAATTAACGTGAATTCCACAGACCTCATACCAATTCACAAAAATCCTGATATGTGTAGCTTACTCGTGGGTATTGTCCCCCACCATGAAAATGGACTATAATATCCAGTCCTCTTGAGAGGACTTTAGCTATGAGACAGGGATTGTAAATCCCTGTCAGACTGACAGACGGGCGGTTTCACATTTGGCGCAATTCATCTCATCATCTCCCTCTGGGTGAGCGATAGGCTTCTACTGCTTAAGCTAAACTCGTCCTCGGAGAAACTGAGCCATTTCATTAGGAGTTGGTGACATTTCCAACGCAGTTTCTTCCGTAATCCGACCTTCTTGATAAAGATTGAGCAACGACTGATTCATCGTAATCATGCCATCAAAGCTCGCTTGCTTCATCAATTCGGTAATTTCATCGTACTTACCGTCTTTAATCCACTCTTTGATTGCTTCCGTATTAATCAGGATATCGTGGAAAGCCGCCCGCTTACCATCAGTAGTCCGGCACAAGCCTTGAGCGATTACTGCCACTAACGACTCAGCCAAAGCTACCCGCATCGCATCTTGTTCCTCACCTGAGTACAAATTGAGAATCCGTTCAATAGTCTTCACCGCACTATTAGTATGCAGAGTTCCCATAACTAAGTGACCAGTTTGTGCCGCCTTCAGGGCAGTGTTTACCGTCTCCTTATCCCGCATTTCCCCCACCAGAATCAAGTCTGGATCTTCCCGCAAAGCCGCTTTCAGCGCATTATCAAATTTACGGGTGTGCATTCCCACTTCCCGTTGCTTAATCAGAGACTTGCGACTTTGGTGAACAAATTCCACTGGATCTTCAATAGTGATGATGTGTTTAGGCATCTCTCGATTAATATAATCAATCATTGCCGCCATCGTCGTCGATTTACCAGAACCAGTAGGGCCAGTCACCAAAATTAAACCCTTATGGTAGTGACAAATATCTCGAAATATTGGTGGTAATCGCAACTGATCAATCGACAATATTTTCAGAGGAATCAACCGCAACACCATCGAATAACCCTTGAGAGAGTCAAAAATATTAATCCGGACACGTGCAAATTCGTACTGAGTCGCCCCATCGAATTCTAAGTGTTCCTGGAAGCGCTGGATTTCCGCCTCCGTCATAATTTCCCGCATCCAACTCATAAAAATTGCTTTGTCCGTTTCGGGATAGTCGGTGGGATTAATTTCACCTCGGTTACGGAAGCGGGGTATTTCACCTACACCCAAGTGAATATCCGAATATCCATTATCAAAAGCTTCTTTAATAATCTGTGCCAAAGTCAAATTGGGACTGCTGGTAGATGCCGTTATTGGTGGCGGAGTTCCAGGACGATGAGCTGGCGGAGGCGGTGGTACTGGTTGATTCGGACTTCTATTGACTGACATATCCAACGTTTGTGTCTGTTGGCGTTGGGTTACTAACGTTGGTGGGGGTGGCGGTGGTACTGGTGGTACATTCCGAGCAACAACAGGATTAGAACTAGATGGATGGGAGGATTCTGTCATATATCTTTATGATTAAGCTGTTATCAGAGTGAAAAAACAATAGAACTGATTTAGTGGTTCAGAAAACGCCAAGAGACGGAATTACAAGTGTTTACCTAAATGAAACGGCAAAGTAACATTTCGTTACAATTAGACCGAGTTTGTCGTATCTTTTTTTACTCTTAAAAAATTCCAAAAAACTCATCCTCATATAAACTGGTTTAACTCAACGCTTCAGAATTAACATCAGTAAATATATAGTCAATTAACAGTATTTTTTTATGCAATAAACTCTTTATAAGAAGTTTCTATTCATTTAAATGAGAGGATTTCTACTGACTCACCCTCAACTGGCTAGCAACTAACAGCAAAATCATCTCTAGATATTTTGTTGAGCTTAGTTAGAGAATTATGAGAGACTCAGGCATTTCAGATAAGAAATGTTAAGCAGAGGCTAAACAAAAGGCTTGCCATGAACTTTTAGTAGAAGGGCTTTTGTCTTCTACTCCTCTAGACAGATAACAAAAGCTAGATTCAGGTGGAAACGTAAATTCAACTTTACATTCATCATTGAAAAAAATTAATTGTAAAGTTTAATAAATAAATGCTCATTTTCACAGATGAGTTTTATATACTGAAACTTCATTAAAGTATTCAGTTTGTAAGCAAAAAGCGAAACATTACTGAATTAGTAAATTGCTGTGTATTTTAGGAGGAAAAGTCATGGTTTCGGCTCAAAGCTCTAATCTCGGAAAGACCTACTCCTGGTTGGTTATCAAAAGCTTTTTAATATGGACTTTTACGTTGGCAGTGTGCTTGTTAGTTGTCGGTTTTCCACTAGTTGTATTGATGGCTACGGTTGGATGTCTATTGTCGATTGTGTTGCAATCTGTCATGCCTGTTAGTGCAGTTTTGCTAGTAGCAGGTGGCTTAATTATGTTCAATGTCATGGCCGTTTTAATCGGTGCTGGTGTGTTAACTGCTAAAGGTGTACACCCTACAGATATGCAATGGTTAAGCTGGTTGCACGGTGAAGAAGACCAAATGCAAAAAACCGTCTATGCCTCTTGTCCTCTAACTTGCGACATCAAGCTATAGTTACTAACCGCAAAATTCGACAACAGTACATCTGCCCGGTCAAGCCGGGTTTTTTCATGGCTAAATGAGAGGGGTAATGGGTAATGGGTAAGAGTTTTACCAATGACTAATGACTAATGACCATTGACTAATGACTAATGACCAATGACTATTGACTATTGACTAATGACCAATGACCAATACCTTCAATAAACTTGCACCATTTATTCAAGAATATATTTATCATCATCAATGGACTGAATTAAGACCAGTGCAAACAGCAGCTTGTCAAGTGATATTTGACAGCGATGCTCATTTATTAATTGCTGCCGCCACGGCTGCGGGGAAAACAGAAGCAGCATTTTTACCTGTTTTGACACTATTGCACCAAAACCCAACTACTAGTATTGGTGCGTTATATATCAGCCCCATCAAAGCCTTAATTAATGACCAATTTGCACGCCTTAACGACATACTCAAATCAGCCAATATTCCTGTTTACCATTGGCATGGTGATGTTGCTCAAAGTCGGAAAAAGAAACTTTTACAAAATCCTCAAGGCATTCTGCAAATTACACCAGAATCCTTAGAAAGTTTATTGGTGAATAGACATAAAGAAATATTGCGTTTATTTGGAGATTTAAAATTTGTCATCATTGATGAGATTCACGCCTTTATGGGTTCGGAACGCGGTTGTCAAATTATTTGTCAATTGCAGCGTTTAGCAAACTTGACACAAACACAACCCCGCCGCATTGGTTTATCAGCAACTTTAGGTGATTACTCAATGGCGGAAGATTGGCTGCGTTCAGGAACAGATAAACAAGTAGTGACACCTCAAGTCGAAGCTGGAAAACGCCAAATTAAATTAGCTGTAGAACACTTTTATATTGCTGATGATGTTGATGAGTCAGAGATAACAGCTTACGAACAATATATTTTTAATTTGAGCGTATCTCGTAAATGTTTAATCTTTGCTAATAATCGCACACAAACTGAATCAATAATTGCCTCTTTGCGAAAAATTGCCACTCAAAAAGCCTTACCAGATATCTATCACGTCCATCATGGCAGTATATCAGCTAGTTTGCGACAAGCGGCTGAAAATGCTATGCGAGAACCAAATACTCCGGCAGTGACTGCGGCAACACTGACACTAGAATTAGGTATTGATATTGGGCATTTAGAGCGAGTCATTCAGTTAGAATCACCTTTATCTGTAGCGAGTTTTTTACAACGTTTGGGACGGGCAGGAAGAAGAGGTGAAGCTGCGGATATGCGCTTTGTTTGTGCTGAAGATGAACTTGCAACTGAAGCATCGTTACCAGAACAAATTCCTTGGCAGCTTCTACAATGTATAGCTATTATTCAACTTTATTTAGAAGAACGTTGGATTGAACCCATTCAGCCAATTAAATATCCGTTTAGCTTGCTATATCACCAGACAATGAGTATTTTAGTAGCAAATGCAGAGATTTCTCCTGCTGCTCTAGCTAGACAGGTTTTAAGTTTACCTCCATTTGCGGCTATTACTCAAGCAGATTTTAAGTTATTACTGCGTTATTTAATTGATATTGGTCATATTCAACATACTGAACAAAATAAATTAATTTTAGGTTTGGCGGGAGAACGAATCGTTGGTAAGTTTCAGTTTTATGCTGTCTTTGCTGATCATCAAGAATATAGTGTGAAGCAAGGTACAAAAGAAATTGGCAGTGTGATTACCTTACCTACTGTGGGTAATCAATTTGCTTTGGCGGGTATAACTTGGGAAGTGGTGGAAGTTGACTTTAAAAAAAGAGTTATTTTTGTCAAACAGGTAGAAGGTAAAGCCACTAGTTATTGGCGTGGTGGTAGTGGTCAGATTCACACTAAAGTTTTGCAAAGAATGCGCCGGGTTTTATGGGAAGACGTGGAGTATAGTTACTTGCAAAAAAATGCTCAACGACGTTTAAAACTTGTTCGTGAACTTGCACAGCAAGCAGGATTACATGAGCAAAATATTGTGCAATTAGAGCAGGGTAGATGTTGTATTTTCCCTTGGATGGGGACGATCGCCTATCGTACCCTAGAAAGGTTACTCAATACCTTTTGTCGTGAATCGTTGGCAATTAGTAGTATTGGTGGTGTCAATCCTTATTATTTTCATATTAAGTTAGGTAAAGATAAATTTACTTATCTTCAGAAAGAAATTGTTTCTTTATGTGAGCAGAGAATTATGCCGGAAGATTTAGTCAGTTCTGCGGAAGCACCCCAAATGCAGAAGTATGACGAATTTATTCCCCACTCGCTTTTAAGAAGGGCGTTTGCTTATGATTACTTGGATATGGATGAACTGAGGCAGATAGTCAGCCAGTGGTAGTTATTACAGATTCTTTTGTGTCTTTGTGTCTCTGTGGTGAGAAAATTTATTTAACCACAAAAGCACAGAGACACAAAGTTTAAGTCAATAGATTAGGGACAAAATAGAGTGTCACGGGTATCTCGTCCTGTAGTCGGATTTGTACCTTGGGCAACTTTACACAATTTTTTCTGCTCATCTGGACGTAACAGGACATCGGTAAAATCTGCACCGTCAATAATTGCACCATCAAACTTAGCATTGGCTGCAAAAGCACCTTCCAAGATGGCATTTGTTAAATTGCTTTTGATGAGACGAGCAGAGTCTAAAGTGGAGTTTGTCAAATTTGCACCTTCTAGATTTGCTGATTCTAAGTTGGCAGCAAAGAAACTCACACCCTGTAAATTAGATTTACTAAAGTTACTCTGGCGGAGGTTGGCTTTAGTAAAGCTAGAGTCTGTTAAATCACGTCCTGAAAAATCAGCTTCTACTAAAATTTCTTTGTTGTACTCAAGTGCTAAAGCTGGGGGAGTAAAACCGGCAATTGTCGTGATGCCCAATACTACCCAAAGCAATAGACTGAGTAAATTAACCCAAATTCGCTGAGATTTTTGATGCTCTAACCCAAACAGAGTTTTGATAGGTTTGAGCAGAGAACCGAACAAGCGATCGCTTAATTTAGAATTCATGCTATTTTTAGCCAATGGCGAACCCTCCTCCATCACATTATCCCGATATTGGTGATTTAGGTGAAGACCTCGTAGCCCAATGGTTACAATCTACAGGCTGGATAATTTTACACCGTCGTTTTGGTTGCCGTTGGGGAGAAATCGATATCATCGCCCAATCTAGTGAACCTATACTGGCATTTGTGGAGGTAAAAACCCGTAGCCCTGGTAGTTGGGATGACGGCGGGAGAAACGCAATTACTCAAATCAAACAAGCCAAAATTGGCAAAACAGCAGGAATATTTTTAGCTAAATACCCAAAAAAAGCTGAGTACCCTTGCCGTTTTGATGTGGCTATTGTCTCTTGTCAGATAATTTCTCAACAGTCGCAAAAGCTTTCAGCTATCCAGAAGCCTATGGCTAGCTCCTCAGTTGCCGGATACCAATTACATTTACAAGAATATATCCCGGCAGCTTTTGACTGGGCTATGGAGTAAAGCTGATTGGTAACTGGCTATGAATGGGATGTCCCTATCTTCAATTACCAATTACCAATTCCAGTATTCAGTATCATGGATTTTACGCCAGTGTTTCGGGACAGTAACCCAGTCCTCGAACAAACTGTTGACGGAAAGCTTCTATTTCTTCCCTTTCTGGGCTACCATGTGAAACGATCGCCACTTGATAGCGACGCATCACATCCACAGGACATTGTCCTGCTTCTAGACTCCACAATGCCATTTGCACCCGCATCGGTGGCTCATAGCTAATACCTAATTCATTGAGAAAAGCTCGAAAGTCACCATCTGTTTGTGGTGAGACATGACTTCTGAGTTTGATCCTAACCACCCAACCATCAATTTGATGAATCACGGTGACAAACGAAACGGGTATGTGGGGACTAGCGTGCAAATATTGCACAACTCTCAAAGTGAGACTGGCATTTGCCAGGTAGTACAAGTATTCCATGATGGTGCTAGGGATCAAAGCCAATCTTACATTTCTATCTTCCTCAATAGATTGTGATCCCGGTAGGGTAAAAGCCCCCGTTTTTGGATGGGGAAGTTTACCCATTTTTTATCTATTTGTTTACGTGTTACCTAATAGTGTCAATCTTATAATCTGGATGAAAAATTTGGTGCTTTTGCCAAAAAAACTCAAACAAACTTATTCTCAGCATTGGAAATTTCAATGGAGCAACAGATATCATCATTAGAACTCAACCAAACCTCTAGTCAGGCAGCAACCGATACAAATTTAGATTGTTCATTAGCTGGGTATGATTACCAATTACCTCCAGAACTGATTGCTCAAAATCCCGTAGTTCCCAGAGATAGTTCTCGCTTGTTGGTAGTTAATTCTCAAAATACTGGGAATGAAACACCGCCCCTACATCACATTTTTCATGATTTACCTGATATTCTCCGTCCTGGGGACTTGTTAATTATGAATAATACAAAAGTCATCCCGGCACGCCTTTATGGACGTAAATCATCTGGTGCAGAAGTCGAAATTTTATTATTAGAAGAGCGCAAGTTTAACTGTTGGTTAGCTTTAGTAAAGCCGGGGAAACGGTTTAAAAAAGGTACAAAGATTATTTTTTCAGGTGGGAAATTGGGAATTAGGAATTGGGGATTGGGGATTGAAGAGGAAGAAAATAACCGATTACCCATTACCCATTACCCATTACCCAGTACCCACCTAACCGCCACCGTCTTAGAAACAGACGCAGCCACAGGAGGGCGTTTGCTGGAGTTTGATTTACCAGAGGGGCAGTCTTTAGTACAACTTTTAGATAAATTTGGGGAAATACCCTTACCACCATACATCACTGCATCCCAAGCGGCGGACGAACAGTATCAAACTGTGTACGCTGAACAACCAGGAGCGATCGCCGCACCCACGGCTGGGTTACACTTTACTCCAGAGTTGCTAGATAAATTGCGCGATCGCGACATTAATCAAGCTCATGTTACACTTCACGTGGGTGTGGGAACCTTTCGCCCGGTGGAAGTGGAAAATGTCACCAGTCACCAAATGCACGAGGAATGGATTGAAGTTCCCTCTGCCACAGTAGAACAAATCCGCGCTACCAAAGCAGCTGGGGGCAGAATTATCGCCGTGGGAACCACAGTAGTCCGCGCCTTGGAAGGAGCAGCCCAATCGGGAGAATTACAAGCTTTTTGTGGGAAAACTAACCTATTTATCTATCCTGGCTACCAATGGCGAGTTGTAGAGGGGTTAATTACCAATTTTCACCTACCACGTTCCAGTTTACTGATGTTAGTCAGTGCATTGATTGGTAGAAAACAACTGTTAGATATATACCAAGAAGCAATCGCTGCTCAATATCGTTTCTATTCTTTTGGTGATGCTATGTTGATTTTGCCCAAGGAGTAGTGAGTGCTGAGTGAGGGAGTGCTGAGTGCTGAGTGCTGAGTGAGGGAGTGAGGGAGTGAGGGAGTGAAAGGTGCAGGGGTGCAGAAGTGTGAACAGTGAACGTTTATTAACTGGTAACTGATAACTGTTAACTGGTAACTGATTTGGTAGGGGAAGCACGGGAGAAGAAGAAATGCTAATGACCAATGACTATTGACTATTGACTATTGACTATTGACCATTGACCATTGACCATTGACCAACAAGTCCTCGGTATAAACTTTTTAATTGTGAATTTTGAATTCTGTATTGGGTACTCTGACTTATAGGGGTCTAACAATTAATATAGATATTTCACCATGTATAAACAACATCAAATTAAACAGTGGTTTTACGGTTTGTCGTCAATCACATCCCGGCAAGTTCTGGATTGGCAAAAGCCGTATTTGCGGCTTGTATGTGCAGCCTCTGCGTTTTTGGTGTTGGCTGCACCGACAAATGTGCATTCACCAGATGCAAAAGTACTAGTGCAAAGTCCCATTTCTCAGGATTTGACAACAGCTAGCTTTTATCAACAGGGAGTCACACGCTATAATCGTGGTGATTGGGAAGGTGCAGAATATGCTTTTCGCCAAGCACTACAGCGTGAACCTAGATTGGCGATGGCGAGAAATTATCTGGGTAATGTCTTCTTGATGCAAAACCGCTTAGATTTGGCAGTGCAAGAATACAACCAAGCAATAAAACTTAATCCTAATATTGGTGATGCTTATTACAACTTAGGGTTAGCACTGCACAAACAAGAACAAACAGAAGCGGCAATCACAGCTTATCGTCAAGCCTTGGTTTTAGATCCGACAAGGGTGGCTGCTAACTATAACTTAGGTTTAGCATTATACCAACAAGGACAGATTCCCGAAGCGATCGCTGCTTATCAACAAGCAATCAATTATGACTCTGGCAATACCAACGCCTATTATAATCTAGCGATCGCCCTGCAAGAATCAGGAAAACTAGAAGAAGCGATCGCTGCTTATCAGCAAGTATTAAAATTAGACCCAAAAAATACTACAGCTTACAGTAACTTGGGTAGCCTCATGGCAATACAAGGACAAACTTCTGAGGCTATTGCTGTTTATATCCAAGCTGTCCGTCAAAATCCCAAAAATGCTACAGCCTACTATAACTTAGGAGTAACCTTATATAACCAAGGTGACTGGAAAAAAGCGAGTGCAGCATTCAAACGCGCCCATGAAGAATACAAAGCACAAGGAAATCTCGAACCCATTGCCAAGATTGAGCAATTAATGCAGCAGTCTGATCAAAAAATTGCTGAACAAAAACTTCAACAAAGGCAAGCATCCACTCCCAAGCCTACACCAAACCCTACGAATAACCCACAAGCCAGCACTACTACAGAAGGTGTGCCTATCTCAGCCGAAAAACCATTATTTCAACCAGTATTTCCTGGCTCAACACCAGATAAAGTTGAAGGTAACGGAAAAAGCTAAAAATTGATTAGCCCTTTTGGCTTTTCTCTCTGTGCCTCTGTGGCTTTGTGGTTAAATAAATTATTTTTCACCACAGAGACACGTTCGCAAAGCGTCTCGCAGAGAAGACACAGAGGAATTCATTTCTGTTTCCGAATTGTCCCTTGCCAACTAATAGTTTGTTGAGCAGAACGTCCTTCTAGAGAACGTGTAGCTACAATTTCTATCTCAACATTGACACCGGGTTTAAGAGCTTCTGAAGGAATTTTTAGCTTACCTAATGCTAGGATAAAACGGTTATAGTCACGGGTGATAAATTCGCCAGGGATATCTCCTTCAAATACAGTTTTATAATCAGAGAAACCACTAAAGTTATCTCTTGCACGCAACTTAGCTCGAAATTGAGTTTGAATAGCATCAGATTTCGCTGCTAAATCGACTATTTTTAAGTTCAGATTTTCTCCAGCATCAGCAAATTCTGACACTGCTAATCGTGTAACATCTTTTTTAGCGATCGCGTAATTCACAGTGAAAGTTGTCAAGTTACCTTCACTACTGCTACTACCACCCACCCATAAATCATCAGCAAAAGTCACATCTACTTGCTGATTATCATTTAAACTCACTGTGACAGGTTGATTAGTAAAACTGGTAATAGGTTGCTTTTCCTGCCAGACTATTTGCCAAGTTTTCTCTAGTCGTGCGGCAAATTCTCGATACTCGTCAGCAACAATAGAACCAGGAGCAACTAAAGAAACTGCACCTTGACGAATATGCCATTTGTTTTTTGAGAGATTTAACTTTTTACCTGCAATTTCAGCCAAATTTATCGTCACATTTGGAGTCTCTGGTGCTAAAGGTTCCTTCCCGTTAACAATACTCAAAACACCTAAACGTCCTTCTTTACCATTCCCGCCATCACTCCCGTCACGCCCATCTTCGCCGTCATAACATCTGTAGCGTTTTTTTGTACACTTATAATCAGAGTTTCCGGGAGTTCCCTTACAAGTTTCTATCTCCCAGTTGCGCCGCCGACAATTACAACCGACTGCGCCACTACCACCCCTTCCTCCTCGGCCAAAGTCTCCTGGGGTTGCACGGACAAAAATTTTCCGCAAGTCAGCCAAATTTGTATAGTAAACAGTCAAGGAACCACCATTGCCACCATTGCCACCTCTACCACCATTTCCGCCTGCACCACCATTAGGTGCGTGAATGTCGTAGTTTGGATTACGAGGTTGATTGCCACAATAAGGTCTTTCACCGCGATCGCCATCTTCACCATCTTCGCCATTTTCACCCGATAAATCAAGATTGACTGGTGAATCTTTGACAACAATTGTTTGGTTTTCGCCGTCACGGCCGTTTCTACCACTTCTTCCACTAATACCATTGCTACCTGATGTACCATATCTCTCACTAGCAACTGCGGAACATATAACTGAACCAGAAGCAGGTAAAAGGCTAGTGAATAGGCAAAAAGTTAACAGTAGTGGTAATTTACTCCTCAAGCTTTGGTGCATTTTTTTAATTAGTAATTAGTAATTCGTAATTAATAGCCACAAGATCAAGACTTTAAATTAAGTGTAAATTTACAAAAAAAAGTGGTTCTGTTGAATACAGAACCACTCCAGTTTTACAAAACTTAAACTAATTAACGAGCCGCGCCTTGAGCAGTAGCAGCGTCAATTGGTTTCATTAAGTATAGTTTGACTAACTGCCAACCAGTAGAAACTAACACAGGCAGTTTTTGGAAGATTTGCAAGAATTTAGGAGTGTTGGAGTTAGCGATCGCACTCAGTTTTTCGTTATTCTGAACACATATATCCAAGCGTTCATAAAATTCTGGGTTATCTACATCCAGAATTACAGGGAAAACTCTACCTGCGGTTGCATTGGTCTCCTTAATCACATAGATGTCGTATTCCCGTGCATCTAGACCAATGGAGGCGTAGAAATCTTTACGCTGGATGTCGTTGAGATACATGGTGACAAACACCGACAACAAGAAGAAGCGACTCCATAGTTTTGCCTTCCAATCATTCAGCATTTGTGGCTGAGATTTCATGATGGCATCAAAGAAATCACCGTGACGGTTTTCATCCTGACACCAGTTTTCAAAGAACCGGAAAATTGGGTAAATCCGGTCTTCGGGATGTGCTGCTAAATGACGATAAATAGTGATGTAGCGCCAGTAGCCAATCTTTTCAGAAAGGTATGTAGCGTAGAAAATGAATTTTGGTTTAAAGAAGGTGTAATTACGACTCTTGGTTAAAAATCCTAAGTCCAGAGACAGGTTAAAGTCTGACATCGCTTTGTTCAAGAAGCCTGCATGGCGCGCTTCATCCCGTGACATTAGGTTAAAGCACTCTGCCAAAACTGGGCTTTTATCTTTCAAACGG
Coding sequences within it:
- a CDS encoding adenosine deaminase — translated: MALYAELHRHLGGSVVPRVLWRYFERHSSELISRFAEYAEFEDFYTRPRNTLDEYLELHTLVESVQTVDTLPYFIYRLVRGAYIFENLAYLELRYTPYLRTPAHLSQSERIDKMAEIVGVVGQASSLREYPIVTSQILCMHTRLPYEVNKAIVDLAAQNKHFVCGIDVAGGDSHYADRLPEWISLYEYARSLGINTTGHFYETTAGCYPEMLPYLMRIGHGIQIPLLYPELLADVAKRGQCLEVCPTTYIKTGTLQDIRQLKLVFDRCFDAGVDIAICTDNAGLHNVRLPFEYENLLTYDIINFEQLQACQDAAFRHAFAWPYGQRPASLLNGLLKPETTRALASN
- a CDS encoding type IV pilus twitching motility protein PilT — encoded protein: MTESSHPSSSNPVVARNVPPVPPPPPPTLVTQRQQTQTLDMSVNRSPNQPVPPPPPAHRPGTPPPITASTSSPNLTLAQIIKEAFDNGYSDIHLGVGEIPRFRNRGEINPTDYPETDKAIFMSWMREIMTEAEIQRFQEHLEFDGATQYEFARVRINIFDSLKGYSMVLRLIPLKILSIDQLRLPPIFRDICHYHKGLILVTGPTGSGKSTTMAAMIDYINREMPKHIITIEDPVEFVHQSRKSLIKQREVGMHTRKFDNALKAALREDPDLILVGEMRDKETVNTALKAAQTGHLVMGTLHTNSAVKTIERILNLYSGEEQDAMRVALAESLVAVIAQGLCRTTDGKRAAFHDILINTEAIKEWIKDGKYDEITELMKQASFDGMITMNQSLLNLYQEGRITEETALEMSPTPNEMAQFLRGRV
- a CDS encoding DEAD/DEAH box helicase, which codes for MTNTFNKLAPFIQEYIYHHQWTELRPVQTAACQVIFDSDAHLLIAAATAAGKTEAAFLPVLTLLHQNPTTSIGALYISPIKALINDQFARLNDILKSANIPVYHWHGDVAQSRKKKLLQNPQGILQITPESLESLLVNRHKEILRLFGDLKFVIIDEIHAFMGSERGCQIICQLQRLANLTQTQPRRIGLSATLGDYSMAEDWLRSGTDKQVVTPQVEAGKRQIKLAVEHFYIADDVDESEITAYEQYIFNLSVSRKCLIFANNRTQTESIIASLRKIATQKALPDIYHVHHGSISASLRQAAENAMREPNTPAVTAATLTLELGIDIGHLERVIQLESPLSVASFLQRLGRAGRRGEAADMRFVCAEDELATEASLPEQIPWQLLQCIAIIQLYLEERWIEPIQPIKYPFSLLYHQTMSILVANAEISPAALARQVLSLPPFAAITQADFKLLLRYLIDIGHIQHTEQNKLILGLAGERIVGKFQFYAVFADHQEYSVKQGTKEIGSVITLPTVGNQFALAGITWEVVEVDFKKRVIFVKQVEGKATSYWRGGSGQIHTKVLQRMRRVLWEDVEYSYLQKNAQRRLKLVRELAQQAGLHEQNIVQLEQGRCCIFPWMGTIAYRTLERLLNTFCRESLAISSIGGVNPYYFHIKLGKDKFTYLQKEIVSLCEQRIMPEDLVSSAEAPQMQKYDEFIPHSLLRRAFAYDYLDMDELRQIVSQW
- a CDS encoding pentapeptide repeat-containing protein; this translates as MNSKLSDRLFGSLLKPIKTLFGLEHQKSQRIWVNLLSLLLWVVLGITTIAGFTPPALALEYNKEILVEADFSGRDLTDSSFTKANLRQSNFSKSNLQGVSFFAANLESANLEGANLTNSTLDSARLIKSNLTNAILEGAFAANAKFDGAIIDGADFTDVLLRPDEQKKLCKVAQGTNPTTGRDTRDTLFCP
- a CDS encoding YraN family protein, with product MANPPPSHYPDIGDLGEDLVAQWLQSTGWIILHRRFGCRWGEIDIIAQSSEPILAFVEVKTRSPGSWDDGGRNAITQIKQAKIGKTAGIFLAKYPKKAEYPCRFDVAIVSCQIISQQSQKLSAIQKPMASSSVAGYQLHLQEYIPAAFDWAME
- the queA gene encoding tRNA preQ1(34) S-adenosylmethionine ribosyltransferase-isomerase QueA — encoded protein: MEQQISSLELNQTSSQAATDTNLDCSLAGYDYQLPPELIAQNPVVPRDSSRLLVVNSQNTGNETPPLHHIFHDLPDILRPGDLLIMNNTKVIPARLYGRKSSGAEVEILLLEERKFNCWLALVKPGKRFKKGTKIIFSGGKLGIRNWGLGIEEEENNRLPITHYPLPSTHLTATVLETDAATGGRLLEFDLPEGQSLVQLLDKFGEIPLPPYITASQAADEQYQTVYAEQPGAIAAPTAGLHFTPELLDKLRDRDINQAHVTLHVGVGTFRPVEVENVTSHQMHEEWIEVPSATVEQIRATKAAGGRIIAVGTTVVRALEGAAQSGELQAFCGKTNLFIYPGYQWRVVEGLITNFHLPRSSLLMLVSALIGRKQLLDIYQEAIAAQYRFYSFGDAMLILPKE